A window from Triplophysa dalaica isolate WHDGS20190420 chromosome 3, ASM1584641v1, whole genome shotgun sequence encodes these proteins:
- the samd7 gene encoding sterile alpha motif domain-containing protein 7, which yields MTPREQLRKITALGEQGALDEKHWYRLVNGMSAGELRQRQELMMRNQMAMTPQILTQGQQRLQGVPTQFDHRFMERELVPPPEMVSADGRQIHMGSHLGPPMPPNSNVNPGRGFPGTGYGFLPAESMETVARRHELIHKQNIARMEMNAILHQKELENAQQKGLIGMENPMMYQGIQPNHMTFRGRQRLPDGHDVFVHRTALEDLHANSLLMSSPYPPISTLQRERGRRTNRRATNHKISDTNITLPKSQSEEKNIEQSPGGGSGEDKDVDGKVEMCSEVIITKPHQTKMETELSSGSSRKSFKDETGIRKVCISRQEACVEVNNCDVSNSDKDISNPCSAFQEKFLYPSAPGPLTGLPYMFPMQPNGLLPLGTPNLFVNGEEMSSLEDVRKWTTEDVYNFIREIPSCSEYAQIFKDHMIDGETLPLLTEDHLLDTLGLKLGPALKIRSQLSRRMGNMFYNMMNLPLAVSGLQPPAEKSGDRSSDISSPLICNSVEMLGSPRDTDALKSTDPVTEADNPSPTQMSDTT from the exons ATGACTCCTCGCGAGCAGCTGAGGAAGATAACAGCACTGGGAGAGCAGGGTGCTCTGGATGAGAAACACTGGTACAGACTGGTAAATGGCATGTCTGCTGGAG AGCTGCGGCAGAGGCAGGAGCTCATGATGAGGAACCAGATGGCCATGACTCCGCAGATCCTGACTCAAGGTCAACAGAGACTGCAGGGTGTACCCACACAGTTTGATCACCGCTTCATGGAGAG GGAACTGGTGCCACCGCCTGAGATGGTATCAGCTGATGGCAGACAAATCCACATGGGTTCCCATCTTGGTCCACCGATGCCTCCAAATTCCAATGTCAATCCAGGCAGAGGATTTCCAGGCACAG GTTACGGCTTTCTTCCCGCCGAGAGCATGGAGACGGTTGCTAGAAGACATGAGTTAATTCACAAACAGAACATAGCCAG AATGGAGATGAATGCTATCCTGCACCAGAAAGAGTTGGAGAACGCCCAACAAAAGGGTCTCATTGGCATGGAGAATCCCATGATGTACCAGGGTATCCAACCCAACCACATGACCTTCAGGGGTCGTCAGCGTCTTCCAGATGGACACGACGTCTTCGTCCACCGCACCGCCCTTGAAGACCTGCATGCCAACAGTCTCCTCATGTCCAGCCCCTACCCACCAATCAGCACGCTGCAAAGAGAGCGAGGACGCAGGACAAACCGAAGGGCCACCAATCATAAGATCTCAGACACCAACATCACTCTCCCCAAAAGCCAGTCAGAAGAGAAGAACATCGAACAAAGTCCAGGCGGTGGCTCAGGGGAAGACAAGGATGTAGACGGGAAAGTTGAAATGTGCAGTGAGGTCATCATCACCAAACCACACCAAACCAAAATGGAAACTGAGCTGTCTTCAGGCAGCAGTAGAAAAAGTTTTAAGGATGAGACTGGGATTCGCAAGGTGTGTATCAGTAGACAGGAGGCCTGTGTGGAAGTCAACAACTGTGATGTGAGCAACAGTGACAAAGATATATCCAACCCGTGCTCAGCTTTCCAAGAAAAGTTTCTGTACCCATCTGCCCCGGGTCCACTTACAGGCCTGCCCTACATGTTCCCCATGCAACCAAATGGACTTCTACCATTGG GAACTCCAAATTTGTTTGTAAATGGAGAAGAGATGTCTTCTCTGGAGGATGTCCGCAAGTGGACAACTGAAGACGTCTACAACTTTATCAGGGAAATACCAAGCTGCTCTGAATACGCACAG ATTTTTAAAGATCATATGATTGATGGAGAAACACTGCCTCTTCTCACAGAGGATCACCTTCTAGACACACTCGGACTAAAGCTCGGCCCGGCCCTTAAGATACGATCACAG ttgtcCCGTCGGATGGGTAACATGTTctacaacatgatgaatttgCCTCTGGCTGTATCGGGCCTGCAGCCTCCAGCTGAGAAAAGTGGAGACAGATCATCAGACATCAGCTCTCCTCTCATCTGTAACAGTGTGGAGATGCTCGGGAGTCCCAGAGACACAGACGCTCTTAAATCAACAGATCCTGTAACTGAAGCTGACAATCCATCTCCTACACAAATGAGTGACACCACCTGA